Proteins from a single region of Pseudomonas sp. 10S4:
- a CDS encoding XdhC family protein yields MDSVDLNVLRSVLEWRRAGQRVVLYSVVQTWGTAPRAPGAMLALREDGVVIGSVSGGCVEDDLIARLHDGRIPADGPPVQLITYGVTREEAARFGLPCGGTLRLTEERVGDPAWVAELLARCEAHEIVSRSLDLTTGEVLLHSASKTDVLSFDGNTLRAIYGPRWRLLLIGAGQLSRYVAEMARLLDFEVLICDPRTEFVYGWEEQHGRFVPGMPDEAVLNIQTDERTAIVALTHDPRLDDMALLTALDSKAFYVGALGSRVNSLKRRDNLAQLGLSEQAINRLHGPIGLHIGSHSPAEIALSLLAEIVAIKNGVELKQKKPLREDV; encoded by the coding sequence ATGGACAGCGTCGATCTGAACGTTCTGCGCAGCGTGCTCGAATGGCGCCGCGCCGGCCAGCGAGTGGTGTTGTACAGCGTGGTCCAGACCTGGGGCACGGCGCCTAGGGCGCCGGGCGCCATGCTGGCCTTGCGTGAAGACGGCGTGGTAATTGGCTCGGTGTCGGGCGGTTGTGTCGAGGACGATCTGATCGCGCGGCTGCACGATGGCCGCATTCCAGCCGACGGACCGCCGGTACAGTTGATCACCTACGGCGTTACCCGTGAGGAGGCGGCGCGTTTCGGTTTGCCCTGTGGCGGCACGTTGCGCCTGACCGAGGAACGCGTCGGTGATCCGGCATGGGTTGCCGAGTTGCTGGCCCGTTGCGAGGCGCATGAAATCGTCTCGCGCTCGCTGGATCTCACGACCGGCGAAGTGCTTTTGCATTCGGCCAGCAAAACCGACGTGCTAAGTTTTGACGGCAACACCTTGCGCGCCATTTACGGTCCGCGCTGGCGATTGTTGCTGATCGGTGCCGGGCAACTGTCGCGATACGTCGCGGAAATGGCTCGACTGCTGGATTTCGAAGTGCTGATCTGCGATCCACGCACCGAGTTCGTCTACGGCTGGGAAGAGCAACACGGTCGCTTCGTGCCGGGCATGCCCGACGAGGCCGTGCTGAACATCCAGACCGACGAACGCACGGCCATCGTCGCCCTGACCCACGACCCACGGCTGGATGACATGGCGCTGCTCACCGCCCTCGATTCCAAGGCGTTTTACGTCGGTGCCCTGGGTTCGCGGGTCAACAGCCTGAAGCGCCGAGACAACCTGGCTCAGCTAGGCTTGTCTGAACAGGCCATCAATCGGCTGCACGGCCCGATTGGTCTGCACATCGGCAGCCACTCTCCGGCGGAAATCGCCTTGTCGCTGCTGGCCGAGATTGTGGCGATCAAGAATGGCGTCGAGCTGAAGCAGAAGAAGCCGTTGCGGGAGGACGTATGA
- a CDS encoding nucleotidyltransferase family protein: MSESIGVIVLAAGQGSRFRQVAGADKDKLLADCVGRDGAVRSVIEQVLVNLPASIEKRVLVTTEDRPQVIRMAQAYGYEIVLIESTGMGDSIAASVAACSQLGGWLIALGDMPFILPSSIERVLAGIADDCISVPVHEGEFGHPVGFGRSFGPGLMGLSGDRGAKPLFAQARVVEVTLDDPGVLWDVDVPEKLVFG; the protein is encoded by the coding sequence ATGAGTGAATCCATCGGCGTCATCGTGCTGGCGGCGGGGCAGGGCAGTCGGTTTCGGCAAGTCGCGGGTGCTGACAAGGACAAGCTGCTGGCCGACTGTGTCGGACGCGACGGCGCGGTGCGCTCGGTGATTGAGCAGGTGCTGGTGAATCTGCCAGCGTCGATTGAGAAACGTGTGCTGGTGACCACCGAGGATCGCCCGCAGGTGATTCGCATGGCTCAGGCTTACGGTTACGAGATCGTATTGATCGAATCCACCGGCATGGGCGACAGCATTGCTGCGAGTGTTGCCGCCTGTTCGCAGCTCGGTGGCTGGCTGATTGCGCTGGGGGATATGCCGTTCATCCTGCCATCGAGTATCGAACGGGTGCTGGCAGGCATTGCGGACGATTGCATCAGTGTGCCGGTACACGAGGGCGAGTTCGGGCACCCCGTCGGGTTCGGGCGCAGTTTTGGTCCGGGGTTGATGGGGTTGTCGGGTGATCGTGGGGCCAAGCCGTTGTTCGCGCAGGCGAGGGTGGTCGAGGTGACGCTGGACGATCCTGGCGTGTTATGGGATGTGGATGTGCCTGAGAAACTGGTGTTTGGGTAA
- a CDS encoding DMT family transporter, which produces MPYLLLSLAAVFWGGNYVVGKLMVVDVDPVLLSQLRWLITSGLLVLINYKAVIASLPAARQSWLTLVMLAVCGQVVFPLTLYIGLQYTSSLNAAIYLSATPCLVLALNRFVFGDFISRSNMFGVLISTVGVFWLVTMGHLSDLSFLEGFNKGDFWTMASAVSWAFYCSFLRTKPKTIAGNAFVTYCAVVGALCLIPFSVGVLILHPDLTFNLGEGAAPWLGLAYLVVFPSWLSYLFWSKGIGEIGATRGEIFTHLVPLSGGLFSIVFLDVQLHAYHLVSLVLIVFGVILCSIKRRASTELLARIA; this is translated from the coding sequence ATGCCGTACTTATTACTTTCACTCGCCGCCGTGTTCTGGGGCGGTAACTATGTTGTCGGCAAGTTGATGGTGGTGGACGTCGACCCGGTGCTGCTGTCACAACTTCGATGGCTCATAACCAGTGGGTTGCTGGTGTTGATCAACTATAAAGCGGTGATCGCCAGTTTGCCGGCGGCGCGCCAGTCATGGTTGACCCTGGTGATGTTGGCGGTGTGCGGGCAAGTTGTATTCCCGCTGACCTTGTACATCGGATTGCAGTACACCAGTTCTTTGAATGCCGCGATCTATCTGTCGGCCACGCCTTGCCTGGTCTTGGCCCTCAATCGTTTCGTTTTTGGTGATTTCATCTCCAGGTCGAACATGTTCGGCGTCCTCATCAGTACGGTCGGCGTGTTCTGGCTGGTGACCATGGGACATCTTTCCGATCTGAGCTTTCTGGAAGGCTTTAACAAAGGGGATTTCTGGACAATGGCCTCGGCCGTCAGTTGGGCTTTCTATTGTTCTTTTCTGCGGACAAAGCCCAAAACCATCGCCGGCAATGCGTTCGTGACTTATTGCGCCGTGGTGGGGGCGTTGTGCCTGATTCCATTCAGCGTCGGGGTTTTGATTTTGCACCCGGATCTGACGTTCAATTTGGGGGAGGGCGCTGCACCCTGGCTCGGTCTGGCCTATCTGGTGGTGTTCCCGTCCTGGCTTTCATACCTGTTCTGGAGCAAAGGCATCGGTGAAATCGGGGCTACACGCGGCGAGATCTTCACTCACTTGGTCCCATTGTCAGGTGGCTTGTTCAGCATTGTGTTTCTCGACGTTCAATTACACGCCTATCACCTGGTCAGCCTGGTGCTGATCGTTTTCGGGGTCATCCTCTGTTCGATCAAGCGGCGCGCATCAACTGAACTGCTCGCCAGGATCGCCTGA